One genomic region from Rhizomicrobium palustre encodes:
- the glgP gene encoding alpha-glucan family phosphorylase: protein MVTTPLLELPDEIASLRSIALDLRWTWSHEGDALWGYIDEKLWDRTLNPWTVLQGASRERLKQLAADKAFLAKLKAFEDARTEYLTTPGWFRDAGGHAKVGGIAYFSMEFGLGSSLPIYAGGLGILAGDVLKSASDLDIPVVGIGLLYQEGYFRQLIDSAGMQLETYPYNEPAAMPVEPVILPEDGWLRIGLELPGRIVYLRVWKATVGRVTLYLLDSNDPVNSPLDRGITAKLYGGGPELRLMQEIVLGVGGWRVIEALHPEVEICHVNEGHAAFAIIERARQLALKSNLDFWEALWATRAGNLFTTHTPVAAGFDRFPADLLRKYLPYVEGALHGRGVKIDDVIALGRADPSNHDEAFNMAFLAARGSGITIGVSRLHGEVSRRIFQPLFPRWPSCEVPVGYVTNGVHIPTWDSTGSDRIWNKVYGKGRWRTPTGKTREPVSPDVISDEELWSMRGEGRQRLVRYARQHLSRQLREGGFSLDEIRRADTVLDPNVLTLGFARRFTEYKRPNLLLRDLERFDKLLHNAAFPVQIVVAGKAHPADGVGKEMIQSWINLARNPRYRHHVLFLEDYDISLAQELTQGVDVWINTPRRPWEACGTSGMKVLVNGGINCSTLDGWWDEAYTDEVGWSIGDGSGGAAEDVDARDIQSLYEVLEKKVIPEFYDRDSTGLPRAWLNRIRESMGRLTPQFSGARMMTDYVEQAYYPLAKTVRERLKDRCAEAKAMNQWARLLHSRWNSLHIGQPVINQNDGAPHVVVPVYLGEVEPGSVRVEMFADQTAEHAPEVIMLHQEHPIVGSTNGYIFAGAISSPRPLEDFTVRVVPYHPGAHLPAELPLISWQK, encoded by the coding sequence ATGGTCACCACGCCCCTTTTGGAATTGCCGGACGAAATTGCGAGCTTGCGATCCATTGCCTTGGATCTGCGCTGGACCTGGAGCCACGAAGGCGATGCGCTCTGGGGCTATATCGATGAGAAGCTGTGGGATCGCACCCTCAATCCCTGGACTGTGCTCCAGGGTGCCAGCCGCGAACGCTTGAAGCAGCTTGCCGCTGACAAGGCCTTCCTTGCCAAGCTCAAGGCCTTCGAGGATGCCCGCACCGAATACCTCACGACACCCGGCTGGTTCCGCGATGCGGGCGGCCATGCCAAAGTCGGCGGTATCGCATACTTTTCCATGGAGTTCGGTCTTGGCTCTTCGCTGCCGATCTATGCCGGCGGTCTCGGCATTCTCGCCGGTGACGTGCTGAAATCGGCGTCCGACCTCGACATTCCGGTGGTCGGCATCGGCCTTTTGTATCAGGAAGGCTATTTCCGCCAGCTGATCGACTCTGCGGGCATGCAGCTCGAAACCTATCCCTATAACGAGCCTGCCGCGATGCCGGTCGAGCCGGTGATTCTGCCGGAAGATGGCTGGCTGCGCATTGGCCTCGAACTGCCGGGCCGTATTGTCTATTTGCGCGTTTGGAAGGCTACCGTCGGCCGTGTCACCCTTTATCTTTTGGACTCCAACGATCCGGTGAACTCGCCGCTCGATCGCGGTATCACCGCGAAGCTTTATGGCGGCGGTCCGGAACTGCGCCTGATGCAGGAAATCGTGCTCGGCGTCGGCGGCTGGCGCGTGATCGAGGCGCTGCATCCCGAAGTCGAAATCTGCCACGTCAATGAAGGCCACGCCGCCTTCGCGATCATTGAGCGCGCCCGTCAATTGGCGCTGAAGTCGAATCTCGATTTCTGGGAAGCTTTGTGGGCGACGCGCGCTGGCAATCTCTTCACCACCCATACGCCGGTGGCGGCGGGCTTTGACCGCTTCCCCGCCGATCTCTTGCGCAAATATCTGCCTTATGTCGAAGGCGCGCTGCATGGGCGCGGCGTCAAGATCGATGATGTCATCGCCCTTGGCCGCGCCGATCCCAGTAATCACGACGAAGCCTTCAACATGGCGTTCCTGGCCGCGCGCGGCTCGGGCATCACCATCGGCGTGTCGCGCCTGCATGGCGAAGTCTCCCGCCGCATCTTCCAGCCGCTTTTCCCGCGCTGGCCGTCCTGCGAAGTGCCGGTCGGCTATGTCACCAACGGCGTGCATATCCCGACTTGGGATTCCACGGGCTCGGATCGCATCTGGAACAAGGTCTATGGCAAAGGCCGTTGGCGCACGCCCACGGGCAAAACCCGCGAGCCGGTTTCGCCGGACGTGATTTCGGATGAAGAACTCTGGTCGATGCGCGGCGAAGGCCGCCAACGTCTGGTGCGTTATGCCCGCCAGCACTTAAGCCGTCAGCTTCGTGAAGGTGGCTTCAGCCTCGATGAGATCCGTAGAGCCGACACCGTGCTGGACCCGAATGTCTTGACGCTCGGCTTCGCGCGCCGCTTCACTGAATATAAGCGCCCGAACCTTTTGCTGCGTGATCTCGAACGCTTCGACAAGCTCCTGCACAACGCCGCTTTCCCGGTGCAGATCGTGGTCGCAGGCAAGGCTCATCCGGCCGATGGCGTCGGCAAGGAAATGATCCAGAGCTGGATCAACCTGGCGCGCAATCCGCGCTATCGCCACCACGTCCTGTTCCTGGAGGATTACGACATCTCCCTGGCGCAGGAACTGACCCAAGGTGTCGACGTGTGGATCAACACGCCCCGCCGTCCGTGGGAAGCTTGCGGCACCTCCGGCATGAAGGTGCTGGTCAACGGCGGCATCAACTGCTCCACTCTCGATGGCTGGTGGGACGAGGCCTATACCGATGAGGTGGGCTGGTCGATCGGCGATGGTTCGGGCGGCGCGGCCGAAGATGTCGATGCCCGCGATATCCAGAGCCTCTATGAAGTGTTGGAAAAGAAGGTCATTCCGGAATTCTATGACCGTGACAGCACCGGCCTGCCGCGCGCTTGGCTGAATCGCATTCGCGAAAGCATGGGCCGCTTGACGCCGCAATTCTCCGGCGCGCGCATGATGACCGATTATGTCGAGCAGGCTTATTACCCGCTCGCCAAGACGGTGCGTGAACGCCTGAAGGACCGCTGCGCCGAGGCCAAGGCGATGAATCAGTGGGCGCGCCTACTGCATTCGCGCTGGAACTCGCTGCATATCGGCCAGCCGGTCATCAATCAGAACGATGGCGCGCCGCATGTGGTGGTGCCGGTCTATCTTGGCGAAGTCGAGCCGGGTTCGGTGCGGGTGGAAATGTTCGCCGATCAAACCGCCGAGCATGCGCCAGAGGTGATCATGCTCCATCAGGAGCATCCCATCGTGGGCTCGACCAATGGCTATATTTTCGCGGGCGCCATTTCTTCGCCGCGGCCGTTGGAAGATTTCACCGTGCGCGTGGTGCCTTATCATCCCGGCGCGCATCTGCCCGCCGAACTGCCGCTGATTTCCTGGCAGAAATAG
- a CDS encoding DUF2934 domain-containing protein, producing the protein MPTTPIVTDDEIRTRSYLLWESEGCQHGKDAEYWLRAKEELEREAAAKVQEASMASMGGESTDFVLPVLPISTPPAKSVSDKLAHDDADLKKVV; encoded by the coding sequence ATGCCCACGACACCCATTGTCACCGATGATGAAATCCGCACCCGCAGCTATTTGCTGTGGGAGAGCGAAGGCTGCCAGCACGGCAAGGACGCCGAATATTGGCTGCGCGCCAAGGAAGAGCTTGAACGTGAAGCCGCGGCAAAAGTCCAAGAAGCTTCAATGGCTTCCATGGGCGGCGAGTCGACCGATTTTGTGCTGCCGGTGCTGCCGATCTCGACCCCGCCGGCCAAGAGCGTGTCCGACAAGCTCGCGCATGATGATGCGGATCTGAAGAAGGTGGTCTGA
- the glgA gene encoding glycogen synthase GlgA, which yields MRVLFATAEAYPLAKTGGLADVSGALPLALRRLGLDVRLVMPAYPSAFMRIEKPRIIAKIPPLLGIADATLVEGKFPGSDLPVYLIDSHSLFRRPGGLYQDEAGAEWPDNPLRFAYLAHVSAALAMNRLGISWRPDIVHANDWHAGLVPFYLSLEEAERPATIFTTHNMAFQGNFSPEWLSKLRLPRAYFQPGGIEFYNQISFLKAGIRYADRVTTVSPTYAREILTPEFGCGMEGVLKLRGADFSGILNGIDDALWNPASDPALPHHFHASDISGKRACKAALQEELGLPLRPDVPLIGFVSRITHQKMADVILEALPWLCNQDTQFVSVGEGDPKMEAGFDQARELYSHRCATVIGYDEAMAHRLQAAADILLAPARFEPCGLTQLYALKYGTLPIVRRTGGLADTVVDASAASIADRSATGFVFDKIAVDDLKAAITRALTLYREPLTWRRLQLQAMAQDFSWDASATQYAALYSAASGIAIDLGDRDQHKSVAEPETTRQAAV from the coding sequence ATGCGGGTTCTGTTTGCCACGGCGGAAGCTTACCCCCTCGCCAAGACCGGAGGGCTGGCGGACGTGTCGGGTGCGCTGCCCCTGGCTTTGCGGCGTCTCGGCCTCGATGTCCGTCTGGTCATGCCCGCTTATCCGAGCGCTTTCATGCGCATCGAGAAACCCCGCATCATTGCCAAAATCCCGCCGCTGCTCGGCATTGCCGATGCCACCTTGGTCGAAGGCAAGTTTCCTGGCAGCGATCTGCCGGTCTATCTGATCGACAGCCACAGCCTTTTCCGCCGCCCGGGCGGGCTCTATCAGGACGAAGCCGGCGCGGAATGGCCGGATAACCCTCTTCGCTTTGCTTATCTCGCTCACGTCAGCGCCGCCCTCGCAATGAACCGCCTGGGCATATCCTGGCGGCCAGATATCGTTCATGCCAACGATTGGCATGCCGGTTTGGTGCCCTTTTATTTGTCCCTCGAAGAGGCCGAACGTCCGGCGACTATCTTTACAACGCACAACATGGCCTTCCAGGGCAATTTCTCTCCAGAATGGCTGAGTAAGCTCCGCCTTCCGCGCGCCTATTTCCAGCCGGGCGGGATCGAGTTCTACAATCAGATTTCTTTCCTTAAGGCGGGGATTCGCTATGCCGACCGGGTGACCACCGTCAGCCCGACCTACGCCCGCGAAATCCTCACTCCCGAATTCGGCTGTGGCATGGAAGGGGTCTTAAAGCTGCGTGGCGCCGATTTCAGCGGCATCCTCAACGGGATAGACGACGCACTCTGGAATCCCGCGAGCGATCCGGCGCTGCCGCATCATTTCCATGCGAGCGATATCTCCGGTAAACGGGCCTGCAAAGCCGCCTTGCAGGAGGAACTTGGCCTGCCGCTGCGCCCCGATGTGCCGCTGATCGGCTTTGTCAGCCGCATCACCCACCAGAAGATGGCCGACGTGATCCTGGAGGCGCTGCCCTGGCTCTGTAACCAGGATACGCAGTTCGTCTCCGTCGGCGAAGGCGATCCCAAGATGGAAGCCGGCTTCGATCAGGCGCGCGAGCTCTATAGCCATCGCTGCGCGACGGTGATCGGCTATGACGAAGCCATGGCGCACCGCCTGCAAGCCGCCGCCGATATCCTCTTGGCCCCCGCGCGTTTCGAGCCTTGCGGCCTGACCCAGCTTTACGCCTTGAAATACGGCACCTTGCCCATCGTCCGCCGCACGGGCGGTCTTGCCGACACCGTGGTCGACGCATCTGCGGCAAGCATTGCTGACCGCAGCGCGACGGGGTTTGTATTCGACAAGATTGCTGTCGACGATCTGAAAGCGGCGATCACACGGGCTCTCACACTTTATCGTGAGCCGCTGACATGGCGGCGGCTGCAACTGCAAGCGATGGCGCAAGACTTCAGTTGGGATGCCAGCGCCACCCAATATGCAGCGCTCTACAGCGCGGCGAGCGGCATCGCCATCGACCTCGGCGACAGGGACCAACACAAATCCGTTGCTGAACCAGAAACAACAAGACAAGCCGCAGTTTGA
- the glgB gene encoding 1,4-alpha-glucan branching protein GlgB, giving the protein MNVPRDERMQSIVGGDDHDPFSYLGLHHDPASGSYVVRVYRPGADQIAVLNRSSGAEIAKLSKVHDAGLFAGTIGKEGVDYRLSVDGRVEEDPYRFGTILGDLERYLHAEGNYLRAYEKMGAHPTVMDGVEGTSFAVWAPSARRVSVVGDFNHWDGRRHVMRLHPGAGIWEIFIPEVGAGARYKFEIKTQDGAVLLKADPFAFQAELPPKTASVVSADAKIGAVREATGKGPSSDRHAPISIYEVHLGSWRRIPEEGNRALSYRELADTLVPYVKEMGFTHIEMMPINEHPFGGSWGYQPTALFAPTSRYGSPEDFRHFVRACHEAGIGVILDWAAGHFPSDAHGLHLFDGSYLYEHSDPREGFHPDWNSYIYNFGRNEVKGFLHSNALFWLDRYGIDGLRVDAVASMLYRNYSRKDGEWVPNKFGGIENLEAIDFLRRMNELVYAEHGDTATIAEESTSWPMVSRPVYLGGLGFGYKWNMGWMHDTLQYMSKEPVFRKYHHNDLTFGLIYAFSENFILPLSHDEVVHGKGSLICKMPGDLWQKFANLRAYYTFMYTMPGKKLLFMGADIGQWNEWNHDASLDWHLLEHKEHAGLNLALKDLNWLYRNRTALHQKDCEPEGFSWIDCNDTEASVISYIRRGNDPDDFVVVVCNFTPVVREKYRVGVPKAGSYYEAFNSDSEYYGGSNVGNGANLKTTGQAVHAQPDSLCLTLPPLGAIVLVPEGR; this is encoded by the coding sequence ATGAACGTGCCGCGTGACGAGCGTATGCAAAGTATCGTCGGGGGCGATGATCACGATCCTTTTTCCTATCTGGGCCTGCATCACGATCCGGCCTCTGGCAGCTATGTGGTGCGGGTTTACCGCCCCGGCGCGGACCAGATCGCGGTACTGAACCGCTCCAGCGGTGCCGAAATTGCCAAGCTTTCCAAGGTACATGACGCGGGTCTCTTCGCAGGCACCATTGGCAAGGAGGGCGTTGATTACCGTCTCTCCGTTGATGGACGAGTGGAAGAAGACCCCTATCGTTTCGGGACCATTCTGGGCGATCTCGAGCGCTATCTGCATGCTGAGGGTAATTATTTGCGCGCCTACGAGAAAATGGGTGCGCACCCCACCGTTATGGATGGTGTCGAGGGCACCAGCTTCGCGGTTTGGGCGCCGAGCGCGCGCCGTGTCAGTGTCGTTGGTGACTTCAATCATTGGGATGGCCGTCGCCATGTCATGCGCCTGCATCCCGGTGCCGGCATCTGGGAAATTTTCATTCCGGAGGTGGGCGCGGGTGCGCGCTACAAATTTGAGATCAAGACGCAGGACGGCGCCGTTCTTTTGAAGGCCGATCCCTTCGCATTCCAGGCCGAGCTGCCGCCGAAGACGGCCTCGGTCGTCTCCGCCGATGCGAAGATTGGCGCGGTGCGCGAAGCCACGGGCAAGGGCCCGTCCTCAGACCGGCACGCGCCGATTTCGATCTATGAAGTGCATCTCGGCTCCTGGCGGCGAATCCCTGAAGAGGGCAATCGGGCGCTTAGCTATCGTGAACTCGCCGATACGCTCGTGCCCTATGTGAAAGAGATGGGCTTTACCCATATCGAAATGATGCCGATCAACGAGCATCCCTTTGGCGGCTCCTGGGGCTATCAGCCCACAGCACTTTTCGCGCCGACCAGCCGCTATGGCTCACCGGAAGATTTTCGCCATTTCGTGCGGGCCTGCCATGAGGCGGGCATTGGCGTGATCCTGGACTGGGCGGCGGGGCATTTCCCCTCCGATGCCCATGGCTTGCATCTTTTCGATGGCTCATATCTCTACGAGCATTCCGATCCGCGCGAAGGCTTCCACCCCGATTGGAACAGCTACATCTATAATTTCGGCCGTAACGAGGTGAAGGGCTTCCTGCATTCCAATGCGCTGTTCTGGCTGGACCGCTATGGCATCGATGGGCTGCGCGTGGATGCGGTCGCTTCGATGCTCTATCGCAATTACAGCCGCAAGGATGGCGAATGGGTGCCGAACAAATTCGGCGGCATCGAGAATCTGGAAGCTATCGACTTTTTGCGCCGTATGAATGAGCTCGTTTATGCCGAGCATGGCGACACGGCCACCATCGCAGAGGAATCCACCTCTTGGCCGATGGTCTCGCGGCCGGTCTATCTCGGCGGGCTCGGCTTTGGCTATAAATGGAACATGGGCTGGATGCACGACACGCTGCAGTACATGTCCAAAGAGCCGGTCTTCCGCAAATACCACCACAATGATCTGACCTTCGGTCTGATATATGCCTTCAGCGAGAATTTCATCCTGCCCCTCAGCCATGACGAGGTGGTACATGGCAAGGGTTCGCTGATCTGCAAGATGCCCGGCGATCTCTGGCAGAAGTTCGCCAACCTGCGCGCCTATTACACCTTCATGTATACGATGCCAGGCAAGAAGCTGCTCTTCATGGGGGCGGATATCGGCCAGTGGAACGAATGGAACCATGACGCGAGTCTGGATTGGCATTTGCTCGAACATAAGGAACATGCCGGGCTGAACCTTGCCCTGAAGGATCTCAACTGGCTCTATCGCAATCGCACGGCGCTCCATCAGAAGGATTGCGAGCCGGAAGGGTTCTCCTGGATCGATTGCAACGATACTGAGGCCAGCGTGATTTCCTATATTCGTCGCGGCAATGATCCTGACGACTTTGTAGTGGTCGTGTGCAACTTCACACCGGTGGTGCGCGAGAAATACCGCGTCGGCGTGCCGAAAGCGGGCAGCTATTACGAGGCCTTCAATTCGGATTCCGAATATTATGGCGGTAGCAATGTCGGCAACGGTGCGAATTTGAAAACGACAGGTCAAGCGGTTCACGCTCAGCCCGACAGCCTTTGCCTGACGCTTCCGCCGCTTGGCGCGATTGTCCTGGTGCCGGAGGGCCGCTGA
- the glgX gene encoding glycogen debranching protein GlgX yields MTTGLRLKQGRPYPLGAHFDGEGVNFAIFSAHAEKVELCLFDEAGHERARVALPEKNEDVWFGYLPVARPGLLYGYRVYGPYDPLGGHRFNPNKLLIDPYARLLTGPIEYSPLQRGYRQDDPRVDLSFDTRDSAPVVPKCIVTAPLDGLIETAMHTPRSHSVIYELHLRGFTKQHPDVDPALRGTCAGLSSPEVVRYIRDLGITAVELLPIHPFTTTSVLAAEGLSEYWGYNSVNFFAAEPRYLSKPDISEFRRMVRAFHDSGIEVILDVVFNHSGEGNELGPTLSFRGIDNASYYCLAENKSRYRDVTGCGNTLNLDHPRVLQMVMDSLRYWVEVMGVDGFRFDLAVTLARREGEFDPTAALFACIAQDPVLVKTKMIAEPWDLGPGGYRLGGFPTRWVEWNDRFRNDIRRFWRGDARVGDLAQRLAGSSDVFPERLPTAGVNFITAHDGFTLEDLVSYNFKHNDANGENNRDGTGENFSWNCGIEGVTEDLAVLKLRERQKRNLLASLLLSQGIPMLVAGDEFGRTQKGNNNAYCQDNEIGWVDWNALSKNRDLVAFVRKLIKLRADHPVFRRSAFFLGDPAEGSYVKDIVWLAPDGEEMGEADWQAMHMRALGVRYAATAEMDLETYSRRLDPHSFLLLVNGGEEPVEFVLPDVPFDSRWHWIVDTGAPDGEASGRFAAQTRFHLAAHSLALFEGDV; encoded by the coding sequence GTGACCACGGGCTTGCGGCTCAAACAGGGCCGTCCTTATCCCCTCGGCGCCCATTTCGACGGCGAGGGGGTGAATTTTGCGATCTTCTCCGCCCATGCGGAAAAGGTGGAACTCTGCCTGTTTGATGAGGCTGGGCATGAACGCGCCCGTGTCGCCTTGCCGGAAAAGAATGAGGATGTCTGGTTCGGTTATCTGCCTGTGGCCCGACCAGGGCTGCTTTATGGCTATCGCGTCTATGGGCCTTACGATCCATTGGGTGGGCATCGCTTCAATCCCAACAAGCTTCTTATCGATCCATACGCGCGGCTGTTGACGGGACCGATCGAATATAGCCCCCTGCAGCGCGGCTACCGCCAGGACGATCCGAGAGTGGATCTTTCTTTCGATACACGCGATTCCGCACCAGTGGTGCCCAAATGCATTGTCACTGCGCCGCTCGATGGTTTGATTGAAACGGCGATGCACACGCCGCGTTCGCACAGCGTGATCTATGAGTTGCATCTGCGCGGCTTCACCAAGCAGCACCCGGATGTTGACCCCGCGCTGCGTGGAACTTGCGCCGGCCTCTCTTCACCCGAGGTGGTGCGCTACATCCGCGATCTCGGCATTACGGCTGTCGAGCTGTTGCCCATTCACCCCTTCACCACCACTTCGGTGCTTGCCGCTGAGGGGTTGAGCGAATATTGGGGCTATAACTCGGTCAACTTCTTCGCCGCTGAGCCACGCTATCTCTCCAAGCCCGATATCTCCGAGTTCCGCCGCATGGTGCGCGCCTTCCATGATTCCGGGATCGAGGTGATACTGGATGTGGTTTTCAACCATTCCGGTGAAGGCAACGAGCTTGGCCCGACGCTTTCCTTCCGTGGCATCGACAACGCCAGCTATTACTGCCTTGCCGAAAACAAGAGCCGCTATCGTGATGTGACCGGCTGCGGCAATACCCTCAACCTCGATCATCCGCGCGTTCTGCAGATGGTGATGGATTCCCTGCGTTATTGGGTCGAAGTCATGGGGGTTGATGGTTTCCGCTTCGATCTCGCAGTTACCTTGGCGCGGCGCGAAGGAGAGTTCGATCCCACGGCTGCGCTCTTTGCCTGCATCGCGCAAGATCCGGTGCTGGTGAAAACCAAGATGATCGCCGAACCATGGGATCTTGGCCCAGGTGGTTATCGCCTTGGCGGCTTTCCCACGCGCTGGGTGGAATGGAATGACCGCTTCCGCAATGACATCCGCCGCTTCTGGCGCGGAGACGCGCGGGTGGGTGATCTGGCACAACGTCTCGCTGGTTCCAGCGACGTCTTTCCGGAGCGGCTGCCGACAGCGGGGGTGAATTTTATCACCGCGCATGACGGCTTCACGCTGGAAGATCTGGTTTCCTATAACTTCAAGCACAATGATGCCAATGGCGAAAACAATCGCGATGGCACGGGCGAGAACTTCTCCTGGAATTGCGGCATAGAAGGGGTGACCGAAGATCTCGCGGTGCTCAAGCTGCGTGAACGCCAGAAGCGCAATCTTTTGGCTAGCCTTCTTCTCTCGCAAGGCATCCCCATGCTGGTCGCTGGTGATGAATTTGGCCGGACCCAAAAAGGCAACAACAACGCTTATTGCCAGGACAATGAGATTGGTTGGGTGGATTGGAACGCGCTCTCCAAGAACCGCGATCTCGTCGCCTTTGTCCGCAAGCTGATCAAGCTTCGGGCCGATCATCCGGTGTTCCGCCGCTCCGCCTTTTTCCTCGGCGATCCCGCGGAAGGAAGTTATGTCAAGGATATCGTCTGGTTGGCGCCAGATGGCGAAGAGATGGGCGAAGCCGATTGGCAAGCCATGCATATGCGCGCGCTGGGCGTTCGCTATGCGGCCACCGCTGAAATGGACCTTGAAACCTATTCCCGGCGGCTCGATCCACATTCCTTCCTTTTGCTTGTGAATGGGGGAGAAGAGCCGGTCGAATTCGTGCTGCCTGATGTGCCGTTCGATTCCCGCTGGCATTGGATCGTCGACACCGGTGCGCCGGATGGCGAGGCTTCGGGCCGTTTTGCCGCTCAAACGAGATTTCACCTCGCAGCCCATAGCTTGGCGCTGTTCGAGG